A window of the Streptomyces luomodiensis genome harbors these coding sequences:
- a CDS encoding M1 family metallopeptidase translates to MTRPTGAGASVRHRSGALPGRLPALLGGLLLLALCAGCTGGAGAQDDVHGATAARPGSAGVGDALFPRLGNGGYDVRGYRLALDYTPTSHRLEGTARITARATRALSSFHLDLDGLRVRKATVNGRPAQAARSGTELILTPATALPKGRTFTTTVVYDGEPKTLTGEDGAQEGWLRTHDGAVALGEPTGSMTWFPGNHHPSDKATYDIAVTVPKGYTAVSNGELKRQETQGDRTTFRWHTGEPMAGYLATVAIGRFDVSATAAHGTALPRYVAVDPVEGVSTAHIGDQVGDVIAWESRTFRSPYPFSSTGAIVDHLPGLGYALETQTKPYFDAAPDGTLVVHELAHQWFGNSVTPRTWKDMWLNEGFATYAEWLWEEDHGGRTAQQIFDDFYTGSDAESDGIWAFPPADPPSVAGVSGPPVYGRGAMALHKLRRTVGDTAFFTILRTWLTDHRHGNADTKQFTDLCERISGKDLTRLFDVWLYGAGKPEKP, encoded by the coding sequence ATGACCAGGCCAACCGGGGCGGGCGCGTCCGTTCGCCACCGCTCAGGCGCCCTGCCGGGCAGGCTGCCGGCGCTGCTCGGCGGGCTGCTGCTGCTCGCGCTGTGCGCGGGCTGCACGGGAGGTGCCGGGGCGCAGGACGACGTCCATGGGGCGACCGCCGCCCGGCCGGGCTCGGCGGGGGTCGGCGACGCGCTCTTCCCCCGGCTCGGCAACGGCGGCTACGACGTGCGGGGCTACCGGCTCGCCCTCGACTACACGCCCACCTCCCACCGGCTCGAGGGCACCGCCCGGATCACCGCCCGCGCCACCCGCGCCCTGAGCTCCTTCCACCTCGACCTCGACGGGCTGCGGGTGCGGAAGGCCACGGTGAACGGCCGCCCCGCCCAGGCCGCCCGCAGCGGCACCGAATTGATCCTCACCCCCGCCACGGCCCTCCCCAAGGGCCGCACCTTCACCACCACCGTCGTCTACGACGGCGAGCCGAAGACCCTCACGGGCGAGGACGGCGCGCAGGAGGGCTGGCTCCGCACCCACGACGGCGCCGTGGCCCTCGGCGAGCCGACCGGCTCCATGACCTGGTTCCCCGGCAACCACCACCCCTCCGACAAGGCCACCTACGACATCGCCGTCACCGTGCCCAAGGGCTACACCGCCGTGTCCAACGGCGAGCTGAAGCGCCAGGAGACGCAAGGAGACCGCACCACCTTCCGGTGGCACACCGGCGAGCCCATGGCCGGCTATCTGGCCACCGTCGCCATCGGCCGCTTCGACGTCAGCGCCACGGCCGCCCACGGCACGGCGCTGCCCCGGTACGTCGCCGTGGACCCCGTCGAGGGCGTCAGCACGGCGCACATCGGCGACCAGGTCGGCGACGTCATCGCCTGGGAGAGCCGCACCTTCCGCAGCCCGTACCCCTTCTCCTCCACCGGCGCGATCGTCGACCACCTCCCCGGCCTCGGCTACGCCCTGGAGACCCAGACCAAGCCGTACTTCGACGCCGCCCCGGACGGGACGCTCGTCGTGCACGAGCTGGCCCACCAGTGGTTCGGCAACTCGGTCACCCCCCGGACCTGGAAGGACATGTGGCTCAACGAGGGCTTCGCCACCTACGCCGAGTGGCTGTGGGAGGAGGACCACGGGGGCCGCACCGCCCAGCAGATCTTCGACGACTTCTACACCGGCAGCGACGCCGAGAGCGACGGCATCTGGGCCTTCCCGCCCGCCGATCCCCCGAGCGTCGCCGGCGTCTCCGGCCCGCCCGTCTACGGCCGCGGCGCGATGGCGTTGCACAAGCTCCGCCGGACCGTGGGCGACACGGCCTTCTTCACCATCCTCCGCACCTGGCTCACGGACCACCGGCACGGCAACGCGGACACCAAACAGTTCACCGACCTGTGCGAACGGATCTCCGGCAAGGATCTGACCCGCCTCTTCGACGTCTGGCTGTACGGCGCGGGCAAGCCGGAGAAGCCCTGA
- a CDS encoding GntR family transcriptional regulator, producing MAFGDQPAYLRVADDLRKKIAAGELPPHARLPSQARIREEYGVSDTVALEARKVLMAEGLVEGRSGSGTYVRAQPVPRRVVRGGFHAAGETTPFRQEQADERITGTWDADSAQEEAGPETAGRLGIEAGERVMRTRYVFRSHGEAVMLSTSWEPLAVTGRTPVMLPEEGPLAGRGVVDRMAALDLVVDNVAEEVGARPGRAEEVLALGGVPGHWVLVTSRTYYAGGRPVETADLVVLAERYRISYRLPVR from the coding sequence GTGGCCTTTGGTGACCAGCCCGCATACCTCCGCGTCGCCGACGATCTGCGGAAGAAGATCGCCGCGGGTGAGCTGCCGCCGCATGCGCGTCTCCCCTCACAGGCCAGGATCCGGGAGGAGTACGGGGTCTCCGACACCGTCGCCCTGGAGGCCCGCAAGGTGCTGATGGCCGAGGGGCTGGTCGAGGGGCGCTCCGGGTCCGGTACGTATGTGCGGGCGCAGCCCGTGCCGCGCCGGGTCGTCCGCGGTGGGTTCCACGCCGCCGGTGAGACCACGCCCTTCCGCCAGGAGCAGGCCGATGAACGGATCACCGGCACCTGGGACGCCGACAGCGCGCAGGAGGAGGCCGGGCCGGAGACCGCCGGGCGGCTGGGGATCGAGGCGGGGGAGCGGGTGATGCGCACCCGCTATGTGTTCCGCTCGCACGGCGAGGCGGTGATGCTCTCCACCTCCTGGGAGCCGCTCGCGGTCACCGGGCGCACGCCGGTGATGCTGCCCGAGGAGGGCCCGCTGGCCGGGCGCGGGGTGGTCGACCGGATGGCCGCCCTCGACCTGGTGGTGGACAACGTGGCGGAGGAGGTCGGCGCGCGGCCCGGCCGGGCCGAGGAGGTGCTGGCGCTCGGCGGGGTGCCGGGCCACTGGGTGCTGGTCACCTCGCGTACGTACTACGCGGGCGGGCGTCCGGTGGAGACGGCCGATCTCGTGGTGCTCGCCGAGCGCTATCGGATCTCTTACCGGTTGCCCGTGAGGTGA
- the ppgK gene encoding polyphosphate--glucose phosphotransferase: protein MTDGQGGTGAFAAKVFGVDIGGSGIKGAPVDLGRGELAEERRKVLTPHPATPDAVLDGVVEVVRHFDWSGLPVGVTFPGVVRNGVTLTAANVDKGWIGTDLASRLGGRLGCPVTVLNDADAAGVAEVAFGAARGVKGTVIVLTLGTGIGSAVFTDGQLVPNTELGHLELDGHEAEKRASTKVKEDEDLSWSHWARRVRKYLQHLEMLFSPELFVLGGGVSRKAHKFLPLIEGVRAEIVPARLQNNAGIVGAAMAAAAAAGDAG, encoded by the coding sequence GTGACGGACGGACAGGGGGGCACCGGGGCGTTCGCGGCGAAGGTGTTCGGCGTCGACATCGGTGGTTCGGGCATCAAGGGCGCCCCGGTGGACCTGGGCCGGGGCGAGCTCGCGGAGGAGCGCCGTAAGGTGCTCACCCCGCATCCGGCCACGCCCGACGCGGTCCTGGACGGAGTGGTGGAGGTCGTCCGGCATTTCGACTGGTCCGGGCTGCCGGTCGGGGTGACCTTCCCGGGTGTGGTGCGCAACGGCGTCACCCTTACCGCCGCCAATGTCGACAAGGGCTGGATCGGCACCGATCTGGCGTCGCGGCTCGGCGGGCGACTGGGCTGTCCCGTCACGGTGCTGAACGACGCGGACGCGGCCGGGGTCGCGGAGGTGGCCTTCGGCGCGGCCCGCGGCGTCAAGGGCACCGTGATCGTGCTCACCCTGGGCACCGGCATCGGCAGCGCGGTCTTCACCGACGGGCAGCTGGTCCCCAACACCGAGCTGGGCCATCTGGAGCTGGACGGCCACGAGGCGGAGAAGCGGGCCTCGACCAAGGTCAAGGAGGACGAGGACCTCAGCTGGTCGCACTGGGCGCGCCGGGTGCGCAAGTATCTCCAGCATCTGGAGATGCTCTTCTCGCCGGAGCTCTTCGTGCTGGGCGGCGGGGTGAGCCGTAAGGCGCACAAGTTCCTGCCGCTGATCGAGGGCGTCAGGGCCGAGATCGTCCCGGCGCGGCTACAGAACAACGCGGGGATCGTGGGTGCCGCGATGGCCGCGGCCGCTGCTGCTGGCGACGCCGGGTGA
- a CDS encoding helix-turn-helix domain-containing protein: MTADNPLSGRLDDDDYPAYTMGRAAEMLGTTPGFLRAIGEARLITPLRSEGGHRRYSRYQLRIAARARELVDQGMPIEAACRIVILEDQLEEAQRINAEFRRAAAEQHDDSQ; this comes from the coding sequence ATGACGGCAGACAATCCGCTCAGTGGTCGTCTGGACGACGACGACTACCCCGCCTACACCATGGGACGGGCAGCAGAGATGCTCGGCACCACGCCCGGCTTTCTCCGCGCCATCGGTGAGGCCCGTCTCATCACCCCGCTCCGCTCGGAGGGCGGGCACCGCCGGTACTCCCGCTACCAGCTGCGGATCGCCGCCCGCGCCCGCGAACTCGTCGACCAGGGCATGCCGATCGAGGCCGCCTGCCGCATCGTCATCCTCGAGGACCAGCTCGAAGAAGCTCAGCGCATCAACGCGGAGTTCCGCCGCGCCGCAGCCGAACAGCACGACGACTCTCAGTGA
- a CDS encoding 4-hydroxy-3-methylbut-2-enyl diphosphate reductase has product MGDMTATSARRVLLAAPRGYCAGVDRAVIAVEKALEQYGAPIYVRKEIVHNKYVVQTLEKKGAIFVDETEEVPEGSIVIFSAHGVAPVVHEEAAQRKLATIDATCPLVTKVHKEAVRFAKEDYDILLIGHEGHEEVIGTSGEAPDHITLVDGPDDVKNVEVRDESKVVWLSQTTLSVDETMETVDALKERFPKLISPPSDDICYATQNRQTAIKQVAAESDLVIVVGSKNSSNSVRLVEVALGAGAKAGHLVDYASEIDEAWLEGVSTVGVTSGASVPDVLVEGVLEWLAERGFGDVEVVQPMQESLTFSLPKELRRDLRAEAAAAVATGAAGAGRPEGPRR; this is encoded by the coding sequence ATGGGGGACATGACTGCAACCTCCGCCCGCCGGGTCCTGCTCGCGGCCCCCCGTGGCTACTGTGCCGGTGTCGACCGTGCCGTGATCGCTGTCGAAAAGGCCCTGGAGCAGTACGGCGCGCCGATCTACGTGCGCAAGGAGATCGTCCACAACAAGTACGTCGTCCAGACGCTGGAGAAGAAGGGCGCCATCTTCGTCGACGAGACGGAGGAGGTGCCCGAGGGCTCGATCGTGATCTTCTCCGCGCACGGTGTCGCGCCGGTCGTCCATGAGGAGGCCGCCCAGCGGAAGCTGGCCACGATCGACGCCACCTGTCCGCTGGTCACCAAGGTCCACAAGGAAGCAGTCCGGTTCGCCAAGGAGGACTACGACATCCTCCTGATCGGTCATGAGGGCCATGAGGAGGTCATCGGCACCAGCGGCGAGGCCCCGGACCACATCACCCTGGTCGACGGCCCCGACGATGTGAAGAACGTCGAGGTGCGCGACGAGTCCAAGGTCGTCTGGCTCTCCCAGACCACCCTCTCGGTCGACGAGACCATGGAGACCGTGGACGCGCTCAAGGAGCGCTTCCCGAAGCTCATCAGCCCGCCCAGCGACGACATCTGCTACGCGACCCAGAACCGCCAGACCGCGATCAAGCAGGTGGCGGCCGAGTCCGACCTGGTCATCGTCGTCGGCTCCAAGAACTCCTCCAACTCGGTGCGGCTGGTGGAGGTCGCCCTCGGCGCGGGCGCCAAGGCCGGCCATCTGGTCGACTACGCGAGCGAGATCGACGAGGCATGGCTGGAGGGCGTCAGCACGGTCGGCGTGACCTCCGGCGCCTCGGTGCCGGACGTGCTCGTCGAGGGCGTCCTGGAGTGGCTGGCCGAGCGCGGCTTCGGCGATGTCGAGGTCGTCCAGCCCATGCAGGAGTCCCTGACCTTCTCGCTGCCCAAGGAGCTGCGCCGGGACCTGCGGGCCGAGGCCGCCGCGGCGGTCGCGACGGGCGCGGCGGGCGCGGGCCGGCCGGAGGGGCCGCGGCGGTGA
- a CDS encoding DUF6542 domain-containing protein, translating into MEHYRTRTPRRAAAPSPRPAADDTYTGRGRRTERSRGRPGGAPRAPRQAAARRPGPSGRRAAGPAAALRRARGLSLPSPRLTGLGAGLLTTLAMFVLGCLDALLCSGSPTVYSVLFLPVCVACGLWVRPADLLAGPVTVPLAYTVGLLPINEGSAGFGGQAVGVFTALSLQAGWLYTGTLLTAVIVLVRRVVLITRRRQQQRPRPSRHPRSPRCSVAAPGRSRP; encoded by the coding sequence GTGGAGCATTACAGGACGCGTACGCCCCGCCGGGCAGCGGCCCCGTCGCCCCGCCCGGCCGCGGACGATACGTATACGGGCCGGGGCAGGAGGACGGAGCGGAGCCGTGGGCGCCCCGGCGGCGCGCCGAGGGCCCCGCGGCAGGCGGCGGCACGGCGGCCGGGGCCGTCCGGCCGCCGTGCCGCCGGGCCGGCCGCCGCGCTGCGCCGGGCCCGAGGGCTGTCCCTGCCGAGCCCCCGGCTGACCGGGCTGGGCGCGGGGCTGCTGACCACGCTCGCGATGTTCGTCCTCGGCTGCCTCGACGCGCTGCTGTGCTCCGGCTCCCCCACCGTCTACAGCGTGCTCTTCCTGCCGGTGTGCGTGGCCTGCGGGCTGTGGGTGCGCCCCGCCGATCTGCTGGCGGGGCCGGTGACGGTGCCGCTGGCCTACACGGTCGGACTGCTGCCGATCAACGAGGGTTCGGCGGGGTTCGGCGGACAGGCGGTAGGGGTGTTCACCGCGCTGTCCTTGCAGGCCGGCTGGCTCTACACGGGAACGCTGCTGACCGCCGTGATCGTGCTCGTACGGCGGGTGGTGCTGATCACCCGGCGTCGCCAGCAGCAGCGGCCGCGGCCATCGCGGCACCCACGATCCCCGCGTTGTTCTGTAGCCGCGCCGGGACGATCTCGGCCCTGA
- a CDS encoding cold-shock protein gives MTTGTVKWFNAEKGFGFIEQDGGGADVFAHYSNIATQGFRELLEGQKVSFDIAQGKKGPTAENIVPA, from the coding sequence ATGACTACTGGCACCGTGAAGTGGTTCAACGCGGAAAAGGGTTTCGGCTTCATCGAGCAGGACGGTGGCGGCGCTGACGTGTTCGCCCACTACTCGAACATCGCCACCCAAGGTTTCCGCGAGCTCCTGGAAGGCCAGAAGGTGAGCTTCGACATCGCCCAGGGCAAGAAGGGCCCGACGGCCGAGAACATCGTTCCCGCCTGA
- a CDS encoding SCO5918 family protein yields the protein MRCIIARFPFDLTKSGVLASMKGVTPELVTGESVIIGRRQYPVKQVGEVITGQDRRDFTAGEVTRAMTRLGFVCRALPDTSPTRGLTPLEEASAQLGTPAPR from the coding sequence ATGCGCTGCATCATCGCCCGTTTCCCGTTCGACCTGACCAAAAGTGGAGTGCTGGCGTCGATGAAGGGCGTCACACCCGAACTCGTCACGGGTGAGTCCGTGATCATCGGCCGCCGCCAGTACCCGGTGAAGCAGGTGGGCGAGGTCATCACCGGGCAGGACCGTCGTGACTTCACCGCCGGCGAAGTCACCAGGGCCATGACCCGCCTCGGCTTCGTGTGCCGCGCCCTCCCCGACACCTCCCCCACGCGCGGCCTCACTCCGCTGGAGGAAGCGTCGGCTCAGCTCGGCACCCCCGCGCCCAGGTAA
- a CDS encoding APC family permease: MDRFVSGRQGGEGSARNLSTEQGSHSHYRRSLGPVALTAVGLGSIIGSGWLFGAARAAALAGPAAILAWVIGAAVALTIALTYSELGSMFPKAGGMVRYGQYSHGSLAGYLAAWANWIAIVSVIPGEATASVQYMSSWDFGWAEGLYDGKELTGSGVALASVLLLVYFFLNWFAITLFAKTNTAITVFKVVVPTLTAGALLLSHFDTGNITDNGGFTPNGWNAVFTAVAVSGIVWAYNGFQSPLNMAGEAREPGKSLPKAVISSILIALVIYVALQIAFLTAVPAADLQHGGWDGLSFNSPLADLSLAWGLNWLAMLLYADAFISPSGTGMIYAATTSRMIQGVQENGHLPGIFGKVDPKTGIPRPALVLNLVIAFAFLAVFRGWGSLAEIVSVATVISYITGPVAVMSLRRLSPDLPRPVKLRAMPVIAPIAMVFGSLVLYWARWPLTGKVILIMAIGLPVWAWYELRKPWAQLRPHLAAGVWMVAYLLVMAAVSWAGGKEFGGRGYLPEGWDILIVALIGLAFYAWGIRSAWRNPTLLETERELGAAPAGEPGEDGADGDGDDQPKTEARAGDMAG, encoded by the coding sequence ATGGATCGGTTTGTGTCCGGTCGTCAGGGGGGCGAAGGGAGTGCCAGGAACTTGAGCACGGAGCAGGGTTCCCACTCGCATTATCGAAGGTCACTCGGACCGGTGGCCCTCACCGCTGTGGGTCTCGGGTCGATCATCGGCTCCGGCTGGCTCTTCGGCGCCGCGCGCGCCGCCGCGCTGGCCGGGCCCGCCGCCATCCTGGCCTGGGTGATCGGCGCCGCCGTCGCCCTGACCATCGCCCTCACCTACTCCGAGCTGGGCTCGATGTTCCCCAAGGCCGGGGGCATGGTCCGGTACGGCCAGTACTCCCACGGCTCGCTCGCCGGGTATCTGGCCGCCTGGGCCAACTGGATCGCCATCGTCTCGGTGATCCCCGGTGAGGCCACCGCCTCCGTGCAGTACATGAGTTCCTGGGACTTCGGCTGGGCCGAGGGGCTGTACGACGGGAAGGAGCTGACCGGCAGCGGTGTCGCGCTCGCGTCCGTGCTGCTGCTCGTCTACTTCTTCCTCAACTGGTTCGCGATCACCCTCTTTGCGAAGACGAACACCGCGATCACCGTCTTCAAGGTGGTCGTGCCGACCCTGACCGCCGGCGCGCTGCTGCTGTCGCACTTCGACACCGGCAATATCACCGACAACGGCGGCTTCACCCCCAACGGCTGGAACGCCGTGTTCACCGCGGTCGCCGTCTCCGGCATCGTCTGGGCCTACAACGGCTTCCAGTCGCCGCTGAACATGGCGGGCGAGGCCCGTGAGCCGGGGAAGTCGCTGCCCAAGGCCGTCATCAGCTCGATCCTCATCGCGCTGGTCATCTACGTCGCGCTCCAGATCGCCTTCCTGACCGCCGTCCCCGCCGCCGATCTGCAGCACGGCGGCTGGGACGGGCTCTCCTTCAACTCCCCGCTCGCCGACCTGTCCCTGGCCTGGGGCCTGAACTGGCTGGCGATGCTGCTGTACGCCGACGCCTTCATCTCCCCCTCCGGCACCGGCATGATCTACGCGGCCACCACCTCCCGCATGATCCAGGGTGTCCAGGAGAACGGCCATCTGCCGGGGATCTTCGGCAAGGTCGACCCCAAGACCGGTATCCCGCGCCCGGCGCTGGTGCTCAACCTGGTGATCGCCTTCGCCTTCCTCGCGGTCTTCCGCGGCTGGGGCTCGCTGGCCGAGATCGTCTCCGTCGCCACCGTGATCTCGTACATCACCGGTCCGGTCGCCGTGATGTCGCTGCGCCGCCTCTCCCCGGATCTGCCGCGGCCGGTCAAGCTGCGCGCGATGCCGGTGATCGCGCCGATCGCGATGGTCTTCGGCTCGCTCGTCCTGTACTGGGCCCGCTGGCCGCTCACCGGCAAGGTCATCCTGATCATGGCGATCGGGCTGCCGGTCTGGGCCTGGTACGAACTGCGCAAGCCGTGGGCGCAGCTGCGGCCGCATCTGGCCGCCGGTGTCTGGATGGTCGCGTATCTGCTGGTCATGGCGGCTGTGTCATGGGCCGGCGGCAAGGAGTTCGGTGGCCGCGGCTATCTGCCGGAGGGCTGGGACATCCTGATCGTCGCCCTGATCGGGCTGGCCTTCTACGCCTGGGGCATCCGCAGCGCCTGGCGCAATCCGACGCTGCTGGAGACCGAGCGCGAACTGGGCGCCGCCCCGGCCGGTGAGCCGGGCGAGGACGGCGCGGACGGCGATGGCGACGACCAGCCGAAGACCGAAGCGCGCGCCGGAGACATGGCCGGATGA
- a CDS encoding DEAD/DEAH box helicase → MNRTRTNDRFTRDHARTGSSGSRKGGSRLATTVSKRSGTPSRSRGYGDRPAAPRGEFAVPITISPALPAVEAFADLEMPRQLLAALIAEGVTAPFPIQAATLPNSLAGRDVLGRGRTGSGKTLAFGLALLARTAGRRAEPRQPLALVLVPTRELAQQVADALTPYARSVQLRLATVVGGMSIGKQAGALRGGAEVVVATPGRLKDLVKRGDCRLDQVGITVLDEADQMTDMGFMPQVTALLEQVRPEGQRMLFSATLDRNVDLLVRRYLIDPVVHSIDPSAAAVTTMEHHVLHVHGTDKHQVTTEIAAREGRVIMFLDTKRAVDQLTRHLLESGVRAAALHGGKSQPQRTRTLAQFKTGHVTVLVATNVAARGIHVDNLDLVVNVDPPSDHKDYLHRGGRTARAGESGLVVTLVTPSQRRGTTRLMSDAGIRPRTTQVRSGEAELNRITGARAPSGIPVVLTAPVDKRSERGAPASRGRRSRTTADRPTGRAARRTAQRQSAPDAAA, encoded by the coding sequence ATGAACCGCACACGTACGAACGACCGATTCACCCGTGACCATGCCCGTACCGGCAGTTCGGGTTCCCGAAAGGGCGGCAGCCGCTTGGCGACTACGGTTTCCAAACGCTCCGGCACTCCGAGCCGTTCACGCGGTTACGGGGACCGCCCCGCCGCACCGCGGGGGGAGTTCGCCGTGCCAATAACGATCAGCCCCGCGCTCCCCGCCGTCGAGGCGTTCGCTGATCTCGAGATGCCCCGGCAGTTGCTGGCCGCGCTCATCGCCGAAGGCGTGACCGCACCGTTTCCGATCCAGGCGGCGACCCTGCCGAACTCCCTCGCGGGTCGTGACGTACTCGGCCGCGGGCGCACCGGTTCCGGCAAGACCCTCGCCTTCGGCCTGGCGCTGCTGGCCCGTACGGCCGGCCGGCGAGCCGAGCCCCGGCAGCCGCTGGCGCTGGTGCTGGTGCCCACCCGGGAGCTGGCACAGCAGGTCGCCGATGCGCTCACTCCGTACGCCCGCTCCGTGCAGCTGCGGCTGGCCACGGTGGTCGGTGGGATGTCGATCGGCAAGCAGGCCGGTGCGCTGCGTGGCGGGGCGGAGGTCGTCGTCGCGACGCCTGGCCGGCTGAAGGACCTCGTCAAGCGGGGCGACTGCCGCCTGGACCAGGTCGGCATCACCGTCCTGGACGAAGCCGACCAGATGACCGACATGGGCTTCATGCCGCAGGTCACAGCACTGCTGGAGCAGGTACGCCCGGAGGGGCAACGGATGCTGTTCTCAGCCACCTTGGACCGCAACGTCGACCTTCTGGTCCGCCGGTACCTGATCGACCCGGTGGTCCACTCCATTGACCCGTCCGCGGCTGCGGTCACCACGATGGAGCACCACGTACTGCATGTGCACGGCACGGACAAGCATCAGGTGACCACGGAGATCGCGGCGCGCGAGGGCCGAGTGATCATGTTCCTGGACACCAAGCGTGCCGTCGACCAGCTCACCAGGCACCTGCTGGAGAGCGGGGTACGGGCCGCCGCACTGCACGGTGGAAAGTCGCAGCCGCAGCGTACCCGGACCCTGGCCCAGTTCAAGACGGGGCATGTGACGGTCCTGGTGGCGACCAATGTCGCGGCACGCGGTATCCATGTCGACAACCTCGACCTGGTGGTCAACGTGGACCCGCCCAGTGACCACAAGGACTACCTTCACCGGGGAGGCCGCACGGCCCGCGCCGGCGAGTCCGGTCTCGTCGTCACCCTGGTGACGCCCAGCCAGCGCCGCGGCACGACCCGTCTCATGTCGGACGCCGGAATCCGCCCTCGGACCACCCAGGTCCGCTCGGGTGAAGCGGAACTGAACCGCATCACCGGTGCGCGGGCTCCGTCGGGCATCCCGGTCGTCCTCACGGCACCGGTGGACAAGCGCTCCGAGCGCGGCGCCCCCGCGTCTCGCGGTCGGCGCAGCCGTACCACTGCGGACCGTCCGACCGGCCGTGCGGCGCGCCGCACGGCTCAGCGGCAGTCGGCCCCCGACGCGGCAGCCTAG
- the ychF gene encoding redox-regulated ATPase YchF yields the protein MSLTIGIVGLPNVGKSTLFNALTKNDVLAANYPFATIEPNVGVVGVPDPRLDKLVELFGSARKLPATVDFVDIAGIVKGASEGEGLGNKFLANIRESDAICQVIRAFKDENVVHVDGRISPKSDIETINTELILADLQTIEKVLPRLVKESRIKKDKQPQVKAVEEAKAILEEGRTLFSAGIVQGSERAALLHELHLLTTKPFLYVFNVDEEELTDESFKAEQRALVAPAEAIFLNAKLEADLAELDDEEALELLQSVGQDEPGLATLAHVGFDTLGLQTYLTAGPKESRAWTIKKGATAPEAAGVIHTDFQKGFIKAEVISFEDLVETGSVAEARAAGKARMEGKDYVMRDGDVVEFRFNV from the coding sequence GTGTCGCTCACGATCGGAATCGTCGGTCTGCCGAATGTCGGCAAGTCGACCCTGTTCAACGCCCTGACCAAGAACGACGTGCTGGCGGCCAACTACCCGTTCGCCACCATCGAGCCCAACGTCGGTGTGGTCGGCGTCCCGGACCCCCGCCTGGACAAGCTCGTCGAGCTCTTCGGCTCGGCCCGCAAGCTGCCCGCCACCGTCGACTTCGTCGACATCGCGGGCATCGTCAAGGGCGCCTCGGAGGGCGAGGGCCTGGGCAACAAGTTCCTGGCGAACATCCGCGAGTCCGATGCGATCTGCCAGGTCATCCGCGCCTTCAAGGACGAGAACGTCGTCCACGTCGACGGCAGGATCTCGCCGAAGAGCGACATCGAGACGATCAACACCGAGCTGATCCTCGCCGACCTCCAGACCATCGAGAAGGTGCTGCCGCGCCTGGTCAAGGAGTCCCGGATCAAGAAGGACAAGCAGCCCCAGGTCAAGGCCGTCGAGGAGGCCAAGGCCATCCTCGAGGAGGGCCGCACCCTCTTCTCCGCCGGCATCGTCCAGGGCAGCGAGCGCGCCGCCCTCCTGCACGAGCTGCACCTGCTCACCACCAAGCCCTTCCTCTACGTGTTCAACGTCGACGAGGAGGAGCTGACCGACGAGTCCTTCAAGGCCGAGCAGCGCGCCCTCGTCGCCCCCGCCGAGGCGATCTTCCTCAACGCCAAGCTCGAGGCCGACCTCGCCGAGCTGGACGACGAGGAGGCCCTCGAACTCCTCCAGTCCGTCGGCCAGGACGAACCCGGCCTCGCCACCCTCGCCCACGTCGGCTTCGACACCCTGGGCCTCCAGACCTACCTCACGGCCGGCCCCAAGGAATCCCGCGCCTGGACCATCAAGAAGGGCGCCACGGCCCCGGAGGCGGCCGGTGTGATCCACACCGACTTCCAGAAGGGCTTCATCAAGGCCGAGGTCATCTCCTTCGAGGACCTCGTCGAAACCGGCTCGGTCGCCGAGGCCCGCGCGGCGGGCAAGGCCCGGATGGAGGGCAAGGACTACGTGATGCGGGACGGCGACGTGGTGGAGTTCCGCTTCAACGTCTGA
- a CDS encoding NADPH-dependent F420 reductase produces the protein MRIGIIGAGRIGSTLARHFASIGYEVAIANSRGPDTLAGLVADIGGPIRAMTAEEAARFGEAVVVSIPYGRYRELPTEPLRGKVVIDTCNYYPERDGHDPDLDGDATTSSEKIQAHTGANLVKAFNAIYWENLRDHARPKGAADRVAIPLSGNDEEAKAAVAGLIRDIGFDPVDAGHLGEGGRKHQPGSRVYATEMSSAETSALLHVA, from the coding sequence GTGCGCATAGGAATCATCGGAGCGGGCCGTATCGGCTCGACCCTGGCCCGCCACTTCGCCTCGATCGGCTACGAAGTGGCGATCGCCAACTCCCGCGGCCCCGACACCCTGGCCGGCCTGGTGGCCGACATCGGCGGCCCGATCCGCGCGATGACCGCCGAGGAGGCGGCCCGGTTCGGCGAGGCGGTGGTCGTGTCCATCCCCTACGGCCGCTACCGGGAGCTGCCGACCGAGCCGCTGCGCGGCAAGGTCGTCATCGACACCTGCAACTACTACCCCGAGCGGGACGGGCACGACCCGGATCTCGACGGCGACGCCACCACCTCGAGCGAGAAGATCCAGGCCCACACCGGCGCCAACCTGGTCAAGGCGTTCAACGCGATCTACTGGGAGAACCTGCGCGACCACGCCCGCCCCAAGGGCGCTGCCGACCGGGTGGCCATCCCGCTGTCCGGCAACGACGAGGAGGCCAAGGCCGCGGTGGCCGGGCTGATCCGCGACATCGGCTTCGACCCCGTGGACGCCGGACATCTGGGCGAGGGCGGCCGCAAGCACCAGCCGGGCAGCCGCGTCTACGCCACCGAGATGTCGTCCGCCGAGACCAGCGCCCTGCTGCACGTCGCCTGA